A genomic window from Streptomyces sp. NBC_00234 includes:
- a CDS encoding LacI family DNA-binding transcriptional regulator translates to MAAAAGVSTAAVSQAVNGTGRISEATRRRVLDAAAELGWSPSASASALRRARTRTIALVVRRPTDVLGADPHFSELITGLEGELAPRGYGLLLHLVADMAQESALYERLVAEGRIDGAVLTDARADDPRPQLLRDLGLPAVLLGTPDPGSPVPGVGLGQQDAGVREAVAHLLELGHRRVAYVAGPAELVHTGLRRAAFESALAEAGLRPVAVRHTDFTERAAVAVTEELLALPDRPTALVFTNDSMAVCGIGTAQRAGLRVPEDVSVVGYDNLPLGRWLHPRLTTVDQQVQRVGAAAARALLVRCGEDVPPPVLDGRPSLVVRESTGPVPSAP, encoded by the coding sequence GTGGCCGCCGCGGCCGGGGTCTCCACCGCCGCGGTGTCCCAGGCCGTCAACGGCACCGGCCGGATATCGGAGGCCACCCGCCGACGGGTCCTGGACGCGGCCGCCGAACTGGGCTGGTCGCCCAGCGCGTCGGCGTCCGCCCTGCGCCGGGCCCGTACCCGTACGATCGCGCTCGTCGTCCGCCGCCCCACGGACGTGCTCGGCGCCGACCCTCACTTCAGCGAGCTGATCACCGGTCTGGAGGGCGAACTGGCCCCCCGGGGCTACGGTCTGCTGCTCCACCTGGTCGCCGACATGGCCCAGGAGAGCGCGCTGTACGAACGGCTGGTCGCGGAAGGCCGGATCGACGGTGCGGTCCTGACCGACGCGCGGGCGGACGACCCGCGCCCCCAACTGCTGCGGGACCTCGGGCTGCCCGCCGTCCTGCTGGGTACGCCGGACCCCGGGTCGCCGGTGCCCGGCGTCGGCCTCGGGCAGCAGGACGCCGGTGTCCGTGAGGCCGTCGCGCACCTGCTGGAGCTCGGCCACCGGCGTGTCGCGTACGTCGCGGGCCCGGCCGAGCTGGTGCACACCGGGCTGCGCCGGGCCGCGTTCGAGAGTGCCCTCGCCGAAGCGGGGCTGCGGCCCGTCGCCGTACGGCACACCGATTTCACGGAGCGGGCGGCCGTCGCCGTCACCGAGGAACTGCTGGCGCTCCCCGACCGGCCGACCGCGCTGGTGTTCACCAACGACTCCATGGCCGTCTGCGGCATCGGTACGGCGCAGCGCGCCGGGCTCAGGGTGCCCGAGGACGTGTCGGTGGTGGGGTACGACAACCTGCCGCTCGGCCGCTGGCTGCACCCCCGGCTCACGACCGTGGACCAGCAGGTGCAACGGGTCGGCGCGGCCGCCGCCCGCGCGCTGCTCGTCCGGTGCGGGGAAGACGTACCCCCGCCGGTCCTCGACGGACGCCCGAGCCTGGTCGTACGGGAGTCCACCGGTCCCGTACCGTCCGCGCCCTGA
- a CDS encoding carbohydrate ABC transporter permease, translated as MTLLSSAPGGASVRRPDPPLPSPTTPSRRKQGGVVLAVPALVWYLVFMVGPLVAIFVIAALHWPGMLQPVSFAGLGNVRTVLDDPVFWDAVTNTGVQLVVALPVMIVCAYMLGYYVAQKPPGHRVLRYLLFIPGLISTPAKAMVFYAVLSPDGLLNGGLDKVGLGSLADAWLASPSTALYCLIVLDVWSGIGFTAVLFAARLGSVPDEIGEAAQLDGAGHWRAMWRIHFPVIRDFVGVVTMLQFLWTLFGSAQNVLLLTQGGPGSSSTTLSFLVYQKAFIAADLGYSQTVGVVLFLVGLAGLLTIRRVFRQNY; from the coding sequence ATGACGTTGCTCTCGTCCGCCCCGGGCGGCGCCTCGGTCCGCCGGCCGGATCCGCCGTTGCCGTCCCCCACCACTCCTTCGCGCCGCAAACAGGGCGGGGTCGTCCTCGCCGTGCCGGCGCTGGTCTGGTACCTCGTCTTCATGGTCGGCCCGCTGGTCGCCATCTTCGTCATCGCCGCCCTGCACTGGCCCGGCATGCTCCAGCCGGTCTCCTTCGCCGGTCTCGGCAACGTTCGTACCGTTCTCGACGACCCGGTCTTCTGGGACGCGGTGACCAACACCGGCGTGCAGCTCGTCGTCGCACTGCCCGTGATGATCGTGTGCGCGTACATGCTGGGGTACTACGTCGCGCAGAAGCCGCCGGGCCACCGCGTCCTGCGGTACCTGCTCTTCATCCCCGGCCTGATCTCCACGCCGGCCAAGGCCATGGTGTTCTACGCGGTCCTTTCGCCGGACGGTCTGCTCAACGGCGGGCTCGACAAGGTCGGTCTGGGATCGTTGGCCGACGCCTGGCTCGCCTCGCCGTCCACCGCCCTCTACTGCCTGATCGTCCTCGACGTGTGGAGCGGCATCGGCTTCACCGCCGTGCTGTTCGCCGCCCGGCTGGGAAGCGTGCCGGACGAGATCGGTGAGGCCGCCCAGCTCGACGGCGCCGGACACTGGCGTGCCATGTGGCGCATCCACTTCCCCGTCATCCGTGACTTCGTCGGTGTCGTGACGATGCTTCAGTTCCTGTGGACGCTCTTCGGCTCCGCACAGAACGTGCTGCTGCTCACCCAGGGCGGCCCGGGAAGCTCCTCGACAACGTTGTCTTTCCTCGTGTACCAGAAGGCGTTCATCGCGGCCGACCTCGGCTACAGCCAGACCGTCGGTGTGGTCCTGTTCCTGGTCGGTCTGGCCGGGCTGCTGACCATCCGTCGCGTCTTCCGCCAGAACTACTGA
- a CDS encoding carbohydrate ABC transporter permease, whose amino-acid sequence MKFGRSWLPAHVLAWLYAALLVVPLYYLLVSAFKTNDQIFGSPFSLPTSFSLHNFGEAFSSAGLGPAVVNSVLVTVLALALTLGLAIPAAFAIARSEGRLGAFVERVFSLGFLVPTFAALFPTFLLAAATGLFHTRAFMVLFLPATAMPLSVVILVQFMRTIPHEMEEAARLDGASTFAVLRHVYTPMCMPGIATILLLNFLTFWNEYLYSLVIIGPDPEQRTVQVALPTLKSLTGTDYGILTAGTVLTLVPVWVVYTLLQKRMQQALVSGAVKM is encoded by the coding sequence ATGAAGTTCGGAAGGTCCTGGCTGCCGGCCCACGTCCTCGCGTGGCTGTACGCGGCGCTACTGGTGGTCCCCCTCTACTACCTGCTGGTCTCGGCGTTCAAGACGAACGACCAGATCTTCGGGAGCCCCTTCTCCCTGCCGACCTCGTTCTCCCTGCACAATTTCGGGGAAGCCTTCTCCTCCGCGGGCCTGGGACCGGCCGTCGTCAACTCGGTGCTGGTCACGGTGCTGGCGCTGGCTCTCACCCTGGGTCTCGCCATTCCGGCGGCTTTCGCCATCGCCCGTTCGGAGGGACGGCTCGGGGCGTTCGTGGAGCGGGTGTTCTCGCTGGGGTTCCTGGTCCCCACGTTCGCCGCGCTCTTCCCCACGTTCCTGCTCGCCGCCGCGACCGGACTGTTCCACACCCGCGCCTTCATGGTGCTGTTCCTGCCGGCCACGGCGATGCCGCTCTCGGTCGTGATCCTGGTGCAGTTCATGCGGACCATCCCGCACGAGATGGAGGAGGCGGCGCGCCTGGACGGCGCGTCCACCTTCGCTGTCCTGCGGCACGTGTACACGCCGATGTGCATGCCGGGGATCGCGACCATCCTCCTGCTGAACTTCCTGACCTTCTGGAACGAGTACCTGTACTCGCTCGTCATCATCGGCCCGGACCCCGAGCAGCGCACCGTACAGGTGGCTCTGCCCACCCTGAAGTCCCTGACCGGCACCGACTACGGCATCCTGACCGCAGGCACGGTACTGACCCTGGTCCCGGTCTGGGTGGTGTACACCCTGCTCCAGAAGCGCATGCAACAGGCTCTCGTCAGCGGGGCGGTGAAGATGTGA